The proteins below are encoded in one region of Lagenorhynchus albirostris chromosome 7, mLagAlb1.1, whole genome shotgun sequence:
- the MRPL50 gene encoding large ribosomal subunit protein mL50 isoform X1, translating into MAGLWVCGVARRSFTWIVSGAPRRGFWSRFRKEKQPVVAETVEEVKKEPILVCPPLRSRTYIPPEDLHSRLESHVKEVFGSSVPNNWQDISLEDVHLKFSFLARLADDLGHAVPNSRLHQMCRVRDVLDFYNVPVQDRSKFDELTASNLPPNLKITWGY; encoded by the exons ATGGCGGGTCTCTGGGTGTGCGGCGTTGCCAGAAGAAGCTTCACGTGGATAGTCTCAGGGGCGCCACGCAGAGGTTTTTGGTCTCGATTCAG aaaagagaaacagcCAGTGGTGGCTGAGACAGTAGAAGaggtgaagaaagaacctattcTGGTGTGTCCACCCTTACGAAGCCGAACATACATACCACCCGAAGATCTCCACAGTCGTTTGGAATCTCATGTCAAAGAAGTTTTTGGTTCATCTGTTCCTAACAATTGGCAGGACATCTCCCTGGAAGATGTTCATCTGAAGTTCAGCTTCTTGGCACGTTTAGCTGATGACTTGGGCCATGCAGTGCCTAACTCCAGGCTTCACCAGATGTGCAGGGTCAGAGATGTTCTTGATTTCTATAATGTGCCTGTTCAGGATAGATCTAAATTTGACGAACTTACTGCCAGTAATCTGCCTcccaatttaaaaatcacttgggGTTACTGA
- the MRPL50 gene encoding large ribosomal subunit protein mL50 isoform X2, with product MAGLWVCGVARRSFTWIVSGAPRRGFWSRFRKEKQPVVAETVEEVKKEPILVCPPLRSRTYIPPEDLHSRLESHVKEVFGSSVPNNWQDISLEDVHLKFSFLARLADDLGHAVPNSRLHQMCRGDSFEEGRN from the exons ATGGCGGGTCTCTGGGTGTGCGGCGTTGCCAGAAGAAGCTTCACGTGGATAGTCTCAGGGGCGCCACGCAGAGGTTTTTGGTCTCGATTCAG aaaagagaaacagcCAGTGGTGGCTGAGACAGTAGAAGaggtgaagaaagaacctattcTGGTGTGTCCACCCTTACGAAGCCGAACATACATACCACCCGAAGATCTCCACAGTCGTTTGGAATCTCATGTCAAAGAAGTTTTTGGTTCATCTGTTCCTAACAATTGGCAGGACATCTCCCTGGAAGATGTTCATCTGAAGTTCAGCTTCTTGGCACGTTTAGCTGATGACTTGGGCCATGCAGTGCCTAACTCCAGGCTTCACCAGATGTGCAGG ggTGACTCCTTTGAAGAGGGAAGAAATTAG